GTCGAGGTCCGCCTTCAGTTCAGTGGCGATCCGCATCAGGCCCTGCATGCCGTTCTGCAGGGCCTCCGGCGCGGCGTCGTAGTCGGCCATCTGCGTTGTCTCCTTGTCGTCGGGGATGGTCAGGGCAGGCGAGACTGGCCTGCGGGCGACTTCGCCAGCTGGAGGTTGTCGGTCTCCGTGTTGTCGGTGACCTGTCCGAAGCGGACCACGTTGTCGCGCAACGAGTTCAGGGCCTGCGTGACCCGGTTGAGGCCCTGCATCCACTCGTCCAAGGCGACGGTGAACGCGTTCGACGCCACGCCGTGCCATTGGCCGGCCAGGTCCGCCTGAAGCTGGGCGACGGCCCGGTACGCCTCCCGCTGCTGGTCGTCGGCGTCGTTGAAGGCCGAGACGAGCTGCTGGCGGGTGGCCGTCGTGGTAGTGAGGCGTGAAGCCGGTGGCATGTCACTCCTTTGTCGGTGGGGCTCCGCCGCGCGGGACCACGCGGCGACACTTGTTGACGGGGCAGGTCCGGCTCAGCCGGTCCCCGGTGCGACGTCCAGCAGCGACCCGGTCGGCAGCAGCTCCAGCAGTTGGCGGGGGACCGGGGAGGCCGTGCCCACCGGAAACCCGAGCCTGGTGGCCACGGTGGGGCTGCCCACGGGGTACTTGATGCCGGCGTCGGTGACCAGGTAGTAGACCGGCCCGGCGGCCTGATCCGTCCGCCCCGCCTGCACGAGTCCGCCCACACCGGGCTGCACGGTTACCACCTGGGCGCTGGCCGACGTGCGGGTCACGCCGGTGCCGTCCGCGTCGTCCGTCGCCGCGGGGGCGGCCGGGTCGGCGGTCAGCTCGACCGTGCCGTCCGCCATCGAATGGCGTACGCACCAGGCGCTCCCCTCCGGCGGCGTCGCCAGGGTCGGGGGAGCGGTCGGCAGCGTCACCGTCCACGCCGGCTGACCGGCCACCGGCAGCGTGACCAGCGCGGCCGGAGTCAGCTCGCGGGGCAGCACCGGGCGGTTGCCGTACACCTTGGCTGTCGCGGGATCGCCGGCGACGATGGCGTACGCCATCGGGTTCAGCTCGGCCAGGCCGTCCCGCTCGAGCAGGAAACGCCGTTCCGGGGCGCCGGGCGTCCGGGCCACGAAGAGTTCACCGATGACGGTCCGACGACCGTCGACGAGCGGCCCCGGACCGCCCCGACCGGGCACGTCGGGCGGGGCGAGGTCGCCGCCCTGCGGCACCGACTCCAGCCAGTTGCTCTCCACGGGCAGCGGGTCGCGGTCGTAGCCGAGCACCCGGGCCAGCCAGGTCTCGGTCAGCCGCAGCCGCTGTCCCCGCCACACGATGAAGCTCTGGCCCTTCGAGCTGACCAGGATCGCCTGGTTGCCGTCGAGCGGACGGTCGCCGCGCGCGGTGTCGCCCGGCTGCTCGATCCGCATGGTGGTCACCGTGTTGACCGTGCCGGTGAGGTCGGCGGTCTCCGCGGCGCAGACCGTCCACACCTGCTGGTTGACCGCGGTGCGCGTCGGCAACGCGTCCGGTGCGCCCACGATGCCGACGGGCTGCCCGTGGGCCACGCCCCGCAGCGACTCGCGGGACACCGAGACGACCGGGGGCTCGCCGTCGAAGAGCAGCCGCGCCGACGCGTAGTTGAGCACGGGACGAAGCAGGCCTCGGTCGTAGACGTACCGGGTGCCGGTCTCCTTCTCCACCACCAGGACACCCGGTTCGCGCCACTTCGTCGCGCCGCCGGGGAGGAAGTATCCGAAGAGGATGGCGCCGACGAACACCAGGGCGGCCACCATCGTCCCGGCGATGGTGCCGACGACCATCCGGCGGTTCGGGTTCTCCAGGCCGTCCGGCTCGGCGGCGATCAACGCGGCGGTCAACCGGCCCAGCACGTACGTCTGGGCCTGCACCTGGTCACGGCGGGACTGCACCGGTCAGCCCGCCAGTGCCCGCGCTGCCGCGTACACCCCGAGCAGGGTGAGCAGCGTCGGTACGATCGCGACGGTGGCGACGAGCTGCACGATGTCGCCGATCCGCCCCCAGTACGGCATCAGCCGGCGTCCCGGCAGGAGCCGCCCCAGCAGGAAGAACAGCACCCCGGCCAGCGGCAGCGCCGTCACCGGCACGAGCAGCCGCAGCAGCGCCGGGGCGTGCGCGAGGCTGGCCACCGCCAGCGTGACGATGCCCGCCACCGCCGGCACGGCGTGCGCGAGACGGTGCCAGGCGCTGGTCATCGGCCGCAGCGCCAGCAGCCGGACGAGAGCCACGAGCCAGAGCAGCGTCCACGCGGCCCAACCGCCGGCGGTGGCCACGATGACCAGGCTGGTCCCCACGGCTGCCGCCGCACCCGTGTACAGCGCGGTCATGTACCGGTCGGCCACCCCGGTGCGGGCCAGCAGCTCCTCGCTCGGCTCCGGCTCGATGTCCTCCTGAAGGTGTTCCGGCTCGGTGGGCAGCGGCGCCAGCCGGATCCGGGCCAGGTGGAAGGCGAGCATCGGGACGTTCACCGTCGCCATGGTGCCGACCGCCGCGGTGATCCCGGCGGCCTGACCGGCGTCGAATCCGACGAAGGCGGCGAGCGCGGAACCCACCGCGCCGAGAAGCGCCGCGGCGACGACGGCGGCGAAGAACGGCCCGGCCCACCCGACCAGGACTGCCGCGAGCAACGCCACCACCAGCACGGTCACGGCGGCGGTGAAGGCCTGCGGGCCGCCCAGGACCAGGGCGGAGTCCGACCGGGTCAGGTCCGGGGCGATCAGTCCGGTCAGCGCGGCGAAGGTGATCGCCGCCGCGGCGGCCGCCAGGCCGAACCCGCGGTCGGCGCCCGCCCGGGTGAGCCCGAAGGCGGCCGCCAGGGCGAGCGTGGCGACGGTCGCCGCGCACAGCGCGCGGGCCAGTGGCGGGCCGGGTAGCGCCAGCGCGACGGCACCGAGGCAGATCGCGACCGCGAACAGGCCGAGCGCGGCCCAGCGGATCATCGACGGCCGCCACCGCCCCGATCGCGTGTCCACGCCGGTGGCGATGCCGTCGGCGAGGTCGTCGAAGTCCACCGGCGGCAGTTGCGCGGCGCGTGGCCGCAGGAACACCGTCTCGCCGTCGCGCAGACCGAGCGACGCGGTCGTGCCCTCCTCGTCCAGCGGTGCGCCGCCGAGCCGTTGCAGCACCCAACCGCCGTGCGCGAGGCCGGCGTCGGCCAGGTTGTCACCGAGATGGTGCAGCAACGCGGGAAGCAGGTCGGCGATCAGCACGTTCGCTGGCACGGCGACCTCGATCTGCCGGCCCGGTCCGGAGACGACGAGACGGCACATCTCCGCAGGGGCGGTGACGCTCATGCCCCTCACGACGGCGTCGCTCGCCGGCCGGTTCAAAAATCGTCGCCGACTCGTCGCCGGCTGATCTGACCCGATCCGGCCCCGCCGCCGTCATACAGGTGTCGACCCGGCCCACGGATGGGGTCGACCCGAGCGCAGGAGGCGGGCAACGGCCCGCGACACGGAAGGCTGCCCCTTGAGTACGGTGCTGTTCCGACGTCCGGCACGCCGCAACGGACCGGAGATGCCGTCCGGCGAGATCAATCTCCAGGAACCTCCGGCGCTGCCCGAGCCCGGGCAGACCGGGCTGCGGCAGGCGTTCCTCATGCTGCCGATGGCCCTGATGTCCGGCAGCATGGTGCTGCTGTTCATCAGCCGCAGCGGCGGACCCTTCCTCTGGATCATCCTGGGGCTGATGGCGGTCGCGCTCGTCGGCATGGTGGTCGGCCAGATCGTCGTCGGTGGGATGGAACGCAAGTCGCGGCTCGGCGGCGACCGCCGCGACTACCTGCGTTACCTGGCGCAGAACCGCAAGCGGGTACGTCAGCACGTCGAGCGCCAGCGGGAGGCCAGCGACTGGCGGCATCCGGCACCCGCCTCGCTCTGGTCGCTGGTGATGACCTCCCGCCGCTGGGAGCGCCGGCCCACCCACCCGGACTTCCTCGAGATCCGGGTCGGCGCCGGTGAACAGCGCCTCGCGGTGCGTATCAACCCCTTGCAGACCAAGCCGGTCGAGGACCTGGAACCGCTGGCCGCGAAGTCACTGCGCCGCTTCATCCGGGCGTACACGACGATCACCGACCAGCCGATCGCGGTCTTCCTGCGCGGGTTCGCGCAGATCCGGATGGCCGGCGACAAGGAACAGACCCGGCCGGTGGTGCGGGCACTGCTGACGCAGCTCGTGAGCTTCCACGCGCCGGAGGAGGTCCGGCTGGCGCTCTGCGTGACCGACGAGACGGCCGCCGAGTGGCAGTGGACCAAGTGGCTACCGCACCTGCAACACCCCACCGAGCACGATGCCGCCGGCGCCGCGCGGCTCGTCGGCGCGACCCTGGAGCAGGTGGAGCAGTGGCTCGGCGAGGCGTTCGCCGCGCGACCCCGCTACGAGCAGGGCGCAGTGCCGGGGCGGGACGAGCCGTACGTGGTGGTGGTGCGCGACGGTGGACGCCTCGGCAACGGCAGCCGGATGGCGACCGCCGGCTACCGCAACGCGGTCCTCATCGACCTGGACGATCCGACGCCCGCCGCCGTCAAGAGTGCGCTCTGCCTGGAGGTGGACGGCGACGACCTGCGCATGGTGCGGCAGGACCGGGTGGGCGGCGAGGCGCGCACGCGGCTGGCCACCCCGGACCGGCTCAGCACGGCGCAGGCCGCGGTGGTGGCCCGGACGCTGTCGCCGTACCGGCTCGGGGTGGTCACCGAGACCCCGGCGGACACGCTGAACACCGACTTCGACCTCGGCACGATGCTGCACATCCCCGACCTGCAACAGCTGGACCTGGACGCGCTCTGGGCCCCGCGGACGGCCGCGGAGCGGCTGCGGGTGCCCATCGGCATCGACGCCAGCGGTGAACCCGTCGCCCTGGACCTGAAGGAGTCCGCGCTGGGCGGCATGGGGCCGCACGGCATGCTCATCGGCGCCACCGGCTCCGGCAAGAGCGAACTGCTGCGCACGCTGGTGCTGGCGCTGGCCACCACGCACTCGTCGGAGACGCTGAACTTCGTCCTCGTCGACTTCAAGGGCGGGGCCACCTTCCTCGGCCTCGACCGGCTGCCGCACACCTCCGCGGTCATCACCAACCTGGCCGACGAGGCGGCCCTGGTGGGCCGGATGCGCGACGCGCTGCACGGCGAGATGGTCCGCCGGCAGGAGCTGCTGCGGCAGGCCGGCGGGTACAGCTCGGTGCTGGAGTACGAACGCGCCCGGGTCCAGGGCGCGCCACTGGACCCGCTGCCCACCCTCTTCGTCGTGGTCGACGAGTTCAGCGAACTGCTCGCCACCCACCGCGACTTCATCGACCTGTTCGTGATGATCGGGCGGCTCGGTCGCTCGCTCGCCGTGCACCTGCTGCTGGCCAGCCAGCGCGTCGACGACGGCCGCATCGCGCAGCTCGAGTCGCATCTGTCCTACCGGATCGGTCTGCGGACCTTCTCCGCCATGGAGTCCCGCTCCGTCATCGGGGTGCCGGACGCGTACGAGCTGCCGCCGGCCCCGGGCAACGGGTACCTGCGCACCGACGTGGCGACGTTGATCCGGTTCAAGGCCGGTTACGTCTCCGGGCCGTACCGCAGCACCGTCCCCCGGGTGCGGCAGGAGATCCTGCAACAGCAGGTGGTGCCGTACGCGCTGGAGCCCGCACCGTTCCGCGAGCCCACACCGGAGGAGGTCGAGCAGGCCGCCGAGGACGCCGCCGACGACGTGGTGACGCCGGAACGCCCCGTGCTCGACGTCGTGGTGGAGCAGCTGCTCGACCAGGGGCCCCCGGCCCACCAGGTGTGGCTGCCACCACTGGACGCCTCGCCGACGCTCGACCAGCTGCTGCCGACCCTGACACCCGAGGCCGAGCGAGGGCTCACGGCCCTGGGCTGGCCCGGAACGGGCAATCTGGTCGCCCCCGTGGGCTTCGTCGACAAACCGTTCGAACAGATGCGGGACCTGCTCCTCGTCGATCTGTCAGGAGTCGGCGGGCACGTCGGCGTCGCGGGCGGCCCGCGCAGCGGCAAGACGACCCTGCTCCGGTCGGTGATCAGCAGCCTGGCCCTGACGCACACCCCGTGGGAGGTGCAGTTCTACTGCCTCGACTTCGGCGGCGGGGGTCTCGGCGCGCTGGCCGATCTGCCGCACGTCGGCAGCGTCGCCGGGCGGCTCGACACCGACCGCGTCGGCCGCACGTTGGCGGAGGTGACCGGGCTCATCGTGGAGCGCGAGCGCCGCTTCGGCGAGCTCGGGGTCGACAGCATCGCGACGTACCGGAAGCTGCGCGCGCAGGGGGAGATCACCGACGATCCCTACGGGGACGTCTTCCTGGTCGTGGACGGCTGGTTCACCCTGCGCCAGGAGTTCGAGGCGCTGGAGAGTGGGGTGCGGCAGATCGCCGCGCAGGGCCTCAACTTCGGTGTCCACCTGATGCTCAGCGCGTCGCGCTGGTCGGAGGTGCACCACGCCATGCGTGACCAGATCGGCACCCGGCTCGAACTGCGGCTCGGTGACCCCGTCGACTCCACCATCGACCTGCGCCTGGCGGCCACCGTGCCGCAGGTGCCCGGTCGCGGCCTCACCGCCGAGAAGCTGCACTTCCTCGCCGCGCTTCCCCGCATCGACGGCCTCGCCGACCCGTCCACCGTCGCCGACGGCGTACGCGCGCTGGCCGCCACGGTCCGCGACTTCTGGACCGGGCCGCACGCCCCACCGGTCCGTACCCTGCCCGCGCAGTTGCCGGCGGAGTCGTTGCCGGCGCCGGTCGGCGACGTCCGCGTCGCGATCGGCCTGGACGAGACCGGAATGCAGCCGGTCTGGCACGACTTCGCCGAGGTCCCCCACCTGACGGTGCTGGGCGACACCGAGAGCGGCAAGACGAACCTGCTGCGTCACCTCGCCCGGTCGGTGATGGCCCGCTACACGCCGGGCGAGGCCCGCATCATGATCGTCGACTACCGCCGGCAACTGTTCGACTCGGTGCCGCAGGAGTACCAACTCGGCTACTCGGTCTCGGTCGACTCCACCCGCGACAGCGTGGCGGACGTCGTCGCCGCCGTCGCCTCCCGGATGCCGGGTGCCGACGTCACACCCGAGCAGCTGCGACGCCGGGACTGGTGGACCGGTCCGCAGCTGTTCGTGCTCGTCGACGACTACGACCTGCTGGCCGGACACGACAGCCCGCTGCTGCCCTTGCAGCCGTACCTGGCCCAGGGCGCGGACGTCGGACTCCACCTGGTGGTGACGCGGGGTGCGGCCAACGTGATGCGGATGTCGATGGACCCGCTGCTGCGCCGGATGCAGGAGACCAACAGCCCGGACGTGGCGCTGTCCTGCCCGCCCAGCGAGGGCCCGCTGCTCGGCAACACCAAGCCGCGTCACCTGCCGCCGGGTCGGGCGCTGCTGTGCACCCGGCGGGGCGCGCGGCTGATCCAGACCGCGTGGAGCGAGCCGGACGGCTGACCGGTGACCGGAGCGTCGGCCGACCGAGGGCGGTCGGCCGACGCGCCGCCCCGCCGTGCGCGGCGGTGCGGGGGTCAGGGGCGCCAGCGGCGGCGTCGTCCCCACTTGACGGTCATCGCCGCCAGGTAGGCGAGCCCGGCCAGACCGGCGATGCCGGCGGACACCGAGCCGGCGATGAGCCTGGTCGGTTCGGTGGGACCGGGTTTCGGCAGCGGCCGCACCGCGTCGGGTCGGGACGTCAGGGGCGGGCGGCTGGGCTCCACCGCGGACAGCGCCTGGTACAGGTCGAGCATGCCGTAGCCGGCGCCGGCCGTGGGCCACGCGCCGGGTGGATGCTCGGCGGTCAGCTCCAGGCGCTGTCGGACCTCCGCCTGGGACAACGCAGGGTGGTAGGCGCGGACGAGGGCGGCGGCGCCGGCCACGTAGGCGGCGGCGACCGCGGCGCCGGTGACGGCGTAGTGGCCGTCGCCGCGCGGCGCGACGCTCACCGCGTCGGACGCGGGCGCCACCAGGTCCACGCCGGCCTCCGGCGGGGACTGCTCGGTCAGCGTCCCCTTGACGTCGATGCCACCCACCGCGAGGACGTCGGGGTGGGCGGCGGGATACCAGGGCGGCGACGGGGTCGTGCCGGTCTGCTTGGCCTGGGCGACGGCGGCGACGAGCACGATGTCCCGGGCGACCGCATCCCGGATCGCGGCCCGCAGGCCCGGGTCCCCGCCGGTGGTGCCGAGGCCGACCAGGATGACGTCGGCCCGAGCGGCGGTCGCCGCCCGGATGCCCGCGGCGATCGCCCCCGGGGGCACCTTGCCCCGGGCGTCGACGACGCGAATCGGCAGGATCGTCGCTCCCGGCGCGACCCCGACGAATCCGGTGCCGGCGAGGGGCCGGGCCGCCACGATGCCGGCCAGCGCGGTGCCCCGGCCGAAGCAGTCCCGGTCACCGCCGCCGGAGCCGACCACGTCGTTGCCGCGCCGGACCGCCCCCGTCAACGCCGTGGCGGCCGGGCTCACGCCGGTGTCCAAGACCGCCACGACGACGCCCTCGCCGCGGGTCAGCGGCCACGCCGCCGTGGGCAGCACCCGGCGTACAGCCCAGGGTGTGCTCTTCGCGACCACCGGCGACTCGCCCACACAGCCCTGGGTCACGGTCGGCAGCACCGGCGGCGAGCCGGCGGGCGGGGCGGCGACCGCGCCGGGTCGCACGCGGGCCGGCAGCGTGTCGCCAGCGCCGGCGGTGACATCGGCGGCGAGCGTGGAGCGGACCACGGTGGGGGAGGCGGCGGCCGACGCCGGGATCGCCGGCACGGCGGCGGCGCCGAGCAGCAGGGCCGCGGCGATCGCGCGGGCCCGATCGGGCCGGTTCACCGGCTGGAATCGGCGGGGCGGGGACCGCGCGTCCGGGCGGCGTCCGGCCGGGCCGACGAGTCACGGTCGGTGCCCGCCGCGTCGTCGGTGCCCGCCGCGTCGTCGGTGCGCGTCGGGCTGCCGGCGCCGGCAGCGCCCGCGCCGGCCACCGTGCCGACGGCGGTCACCCGCCCGGGTGCGCCGGCCGGGGCACGGCGGGCGGTGCCGCGCCGGGCGAGCAGCGTGAGCGAGGCGATGCCGAGGACGACCAGCAGGGCGATCGTGAGGACGCGCAGTGCGTCCGAGTTCCCGCCCCGGTCGGGCCGGGACGCGGCCTCCGCGACGGGGGCGGTGACCGCGGCGTCCGGGTTCAGCACGCCCGGCGCACCGGCCTCGGCGCCCGCGGCCCGGTCGGCGGTGTCCCTGACCCGCTGGACGACCTGCGCCGCGCCGAGGTCCGGGAACGCGGACCGGATCAGGGCTGCCGTGCCCGCGGCGAGGGCCACCTCGTACCGCGGCCCGGCGTCGCCCGCCGCGGGGCCGGCGCCGGGTGCGAGCACGTCACCGCCCGCCGGCTGCCCCGGCGCGCCGACCTGGCCGACGCGGAGCAGGCCGACCGGCGCGTCGACGGTCGGTGCGGTCGGGTCGCCGGTGCCGGCCGGGGCGGCGGCGACCAGGACGACGTCGTGGTCCGACGCCGCGTTGACCGCCGCCGACACCAGCGGATCGGTGAGGTCCACGAAGGCGCCGAGTGCGATCACCCCGGCGCCCGCGGACGCCGCGACCTCGATCGCGGTGGCGGCGTCGGCCGGCTCCGACCGGGGGGTGTCGCCCACGATCCGCAGCGGGAGGATCGTCGCCTCCGGGGCCATCCCCACCGGGCCGGTGCCCGCCGTCGCACCGGGACCGGTGGGTGTCGCCCCGGCTGCCGGCCCGGCGCCCACGGCGCCCGCCATCGCGGTGCCCGAGCCGAGGCAGTCGACGTCCCCGCGGTCGCCACCGGACGGGATGTCCACCCCGGCCCCGACCCGCCCGCGAAGCTCCGGACGGTTGCCGTCGACACCGGAGTCGACGATCGCGACGAGCACTCCGGCGCCCCGCGTACGCTCCCACGCGCGCTGCGGCGGCGACCAGTCCGGACCGGGCGCGACCGGCGTGGGCGGGGCGCAGCGCCGTACGCCGGTGGCGGTCCCGCCGGGCGCCGACGGCACGCTCGGTGGCTGTGTGGGGAGGGGACCGACGCGTACCCCGTCGCCGACCGCGTCCCAGGGCAGGACCAGCGCCCAGCCGGCGCGCAGCTGACGCCGGTCGGTCAGGGCCTGGCCGTCGGGCTGCCGCCGGCCGACGTTGAGCTGGTAGAGCTCCTCGGCCCGGCTCGTGTCGCCGAGCAACCGGTCGGCGATCGTGGTCAGTCCCTCCGGGCCGGCGGTGTCGGCCGTGACCACCACGTACTTCACGTACGTCTCGTCGTCGGCCGCTGCCGCGGTCGGTGTCGGGGTGGGCGCCCCGGCCCGCGCGACGGACACCGGTTGTCGAGCCGGCCCGCCCACCTGCGTCAGCGCGGCCAGCAGCGCCACCGCGCCCAGCAGACCGGGCAGGGCCCGCACCTTCGCCGCCACCGACGGCCTCCTTCGCCTCGCCTGTGCTCGTGGCGCGCCCGTGGCCGAACCACGCGGCAGCCCTCCTCGACGACGCGGCGGCGCGCCCGCCGGTTCAAAACTCGCCACGCGAGGCGTCGGCGCGGTGCGCGGGGCGTCCCGCGACCGCTCAGGGCTTCGGTTCGCTGACCCGGACCGACCAGCGGGACCGCACCACCTCGCCGACCAGCACCGGCACGACCCGGTGACCGCTGCGGGCGGCCAGGTCCCGCGCGGCGGCCAGCTCCGCGCCCCGCAGGCCGGCGCTGATCAGCACGCCGGGGCCGGTCAGCGCGGCCTCGGCGTCGTCGGTCGGGAAGGCCGGCACCCGTCGGTACGCCGCCGGCGCGTCGCCGCCGAGCGCGTCGCCGCCGAGCGCGTCGCCGACGACCGTGACGGCCACGCCCGCCGCGTGGAGCTGTTCGGCGACCGCCAGCGCCACCTGACGTGCCGACGAGACCGGGCCGGTGACGGTGACCACGTCGGGAGCCGCCGCCAGGTCGACGAAGAACCGCCGTCCGGCCCGCCGACCGAGCACGACCGGCAGGGTGGCGGCCGGCAGCGGACCGTCGTCGTCGAGCCAGGCGCACGGGGTGCCGGCCTCGGCGTCGGGCGCGGTGCCGAGCAGGCGTACGTCGAGTCGGCCCGTCGGCCACTCGAGGTCCACGACCACACGCCCGGACCGGGTCAGCAGGGACACCGGCCGCCCGGTGGTGAGCGTGGCCGTGGTGGCCGCGCCCAGTGGGGCCGGAGCGCCGGAGACCGGGCCGCTGTCGCTGTCGCTGTGGCTGTCGGCGGGCGTACCGGTGGCGGCCGGTGCCGGCGGCGTCGCCGCAGGTGTGGACCGGTCACCCGCCCCACGCGAGCGCCGCAGTGCCAGCGCCAGCAGACCCGCGACGGCGACCAGACCGACGGCACCCATCAGGTACGGGGTGGCGCCGCCGCCGGAGTCGTCCGCGCTCGTGGTGCCCGACCCGCTCGGTGGTGCCACATCCGGTGACGGCAGCGGCCCCACGCGTACGGCCGGACCGTCCGCGTCCGGTGGCAGGACGAGAATCCAACCGGGCCGCAGCACCGTCAGCGGATCGGTGAGCGCGCCCCCGTCGGGCTGTCGGCGGCCACGGTTGAGGTCGAAGATCTCCCGGTACCGGTTGCCGTCCCCCAGGGTTCGCGCCGCGATCTGGTAGAGGAACTCGGGCTGGCCGTCGCGCGGCGGGCCGACCAGGTAGTAGCGGGGCGCCGACGCGTCGGCGGGCGCCGCGGAGCTCGACGCGGTGACCCGGGTCGGGACCGGCCCACCCGAGGGGACCGGGGCGGCCAGCGCCACCGTCGGTGCGACGACGCCGCCGAGGCCGAGCGCGACGCCGAGCAGCAGCCGCAGGGGACGCCGCGATCCGTCGCGGGCGACCGACGGGCGCGTGCCGCGCCGGTCACATCGATCGCCGACCCATCCGCTCATGTCCGCCCCACCCCTCGCCGGTACGTCGACGCCGCCGGTACGGCCCCGAACCGTACGCGACCCGACGGGGTCGCCCGAACCGAGTCACCACATCGCTTCGGCGGGGATTGAACCGGAACGTCGCCCGGACCGTCGTGGGGCGTGGGTGCGCGGACCCGACCGGACACGTCGTCGGGCCGCCACCGCGGTGGGAAGGGAGCAGGGGTTGCAGACGCAGGCCGGCGAGGTGCCGCAGGAGCAGCTGACCGTGGCGTTCCACCACCTGCTGCTCCGCCTGGCGGGGCGAGTTCCGGACGAGCTGGTCGCCGAGTCGCGGCGGTGGCTGGCCGCCGGGCAGTTCGTCGAGATCGCGCAGGCGGTCGTCTTCGCCGCGCTGGCCGGACGGGTCGAGGTGACCCCGGCCGACGCGGGTCTGCTGGCCGACGTCCTCACCGCCGCCGGGGAGGACACCGACGCGCTGGGCGAACTGGAGCGTTCGGAGGTGGAGTCACAGCCCCGGTTCGGGGTCGCGCCGGTGAGCCCCGAGGTGCTCGCCGAGGCCGGTGACGCCGTGCCGTACAGCCTCGACCTGACCGTCCCGTACGACGGACCGGGCGGTCTGGACGTGGTCGACGCCGCGGCCGTCGCCGCGATGCCGTCGCTGGCGACCGCGGTGGCGCTGTGGCGGAGCTGGCGGTTCCCCGCGATGGGCGCGCAGTGGCCGCCGCCGCGCCGGATCTACCTCGTGGCGGGCACCGACGAGACGCGCCTGCCCGGACTGGCCGCCGCGCTGCAGGACACGCTGGAGGCGGTGGGGGAGACCAACCCCCAGGTGGAGGTGTTCGTCGACCCGGACGGCCTCCCCGCCTACCAGCGGACCATGCTCGGCTTCTCCGCCCTGCTCTGGGCCGCGACGCCGAACGCGGCGCCCACCCTGGCCCGCGTGTACGACACCGTCGCACCCGACGGCGGCCCGGGCTTCGCGCCGGACCGTCCCCGGCTCGCCGACGACGAGGCGGACCAGGTGGCGCGCTACCTCGACGACGGGGTGCCGTTGGTCATCACCCCGGAGCTCACCCCGGACGTCCTCGACCCGGCGCAGGAACCGGTCGTGCCGAGTGCGTTCCGCACCGACGGACGGTGGATCTGGAGCGACGCGGTCGGCTACTACGTACGTGCCTACGGGCTGGCGCCCGACGCCGGTCTCCTCGACGCCATCCGAGGCAACGCGTACGTGCTGCCCGACGTCGACGCGGTGGCGTTCCACCGGGCGTTGTCGGTGCTCTACGGCACGGCCGTGACCGCGGACGGTGCCGACGGCCCCGGTGGGGTTCCGGCGGAGGACGGTGACGGGACCGCGCCCGCATGAACTCCGTCGTGCCGCCGAATACCGCTTGAGCGCTGCCGCACCGCGTCCGTGACCTCGGCCGGACGCCCCAGCGGTCCGGTCCGGCGTGACCGGGCTGCCCGCGTCCCCGTCCCGTGAACGTGTCGAGCCGTCCGTCGAGAGCGAGGTGTCCTGCCTGATGACGTCGTCATGGTCGGATCCACCTTCCACGGCCGCGGTCACCGTCGAGTCCGTCGGTGGCGTGCTGGTGCTGCGTACCGGGGCGGACGCACCCGAGCCGCTCCGGGTGCTGG
This genomic stretch from Micromonospora krabiensis harbors:
- a CDS encoding WXG100 family type VII secretion target produces the protein MPPASRLTTTTATRQQLVSAFNDADDQQREAYRAVAQLQADLAGQWHGVASNAFTVALDEWMQGLNRVTQALNSLRDNVVRFGQVTDNTETDNLQLAKSPAGQSRLP
- the eccB gene encoding type VII secretion protein EccB, which translates into the protein MQSRRDQVQAQTYVLGRLTAALIAAEPDGLENPNRRMVVGTIAGTMVAALVFVGAILFGYFLPGGATKWREPGVLVVEKETGTRYVYDRGLLRPVLNYASARLLFDGEPPVVSVSRESLRGVAHGQPVGIVGAPDALPTRTAVNQQVWTVCAAETADLTGTVNTVTTMRIEQPGDTARGDRPLDGNQAILVSSKGQSFIVWRGQRLRLTETWLARVLGYDRDPLPVESNWLESVPQGGDLAPPDVPGRGGPGPLVDGRRTVIGELFVARTPGAPERRFLLERDGLAELNPMAYAIVAGDPATAKVYGNRPVLPRELTPAALVTLPVAGQPAWTVTLPTAPPTLATPPEGSAWCVRHSMADGTVELTADPAAPAATDDADGTGVTRTSASAQVVTVQPGVGGLVQAGRTDQAAGPVYYLVTDAGIKYPVGSPTVATRLGFPVGTASPVPRQLLELLPTGSLLDVAPGTG
- the eccD gene encoding type VII secretion integral membrane protein EccD; this translates as MSVTAPAEMCRLVVSGPGRQIEVAVPANVLIADLLPALLHHLGDNLADAGLAHGGWVLQRLGGAPLDEEGTTASLGLRDGETVFLRPRAAQLPPVDFDDLADGIATGVDTRSGRWRPSMIRWAALGLFAVAICLGAVALALPGPPLARALCAATVATLALAAAFGLTRAGADRGFGLAAAAAAITFAALTGLIAPDLTRSDSALVLGGPQAFTAAVTVLVVALLAAVLVGWAGPFFAAVVAAALLGAVGSALAAFVGFDAGQAAGITAAVGTMATVNVPMLAFHLARIRLAPLPTEPEHLQEDIEPEPSEELLARTGVADRYMTALYTGAAAAVGTSLVIVATAGGWAAWTLLWLVALVRLLALRPMTSAWHRLAHAVPAVAGIVTLAVASLAHAPALLRLLVPVTALPLAGVLFFLLGRLLPGRRLMPYWGRIGDIVQLVATVAIVPTLLTLLGVYAAARALAG
- the eccCa gene encoding type VII secretion protein EccCa, with product MSTVLFRRPARRNGPEMPSGEINLQEPPALPEPGQTGLRQAFLMLPMALMSGSMVLLFISRSGGPFLWIILGLMAVALVGMVVGQIVVGGMERKSRLGGDRRDYLRYLAQNRKRVRQHVERQREASDWRHPAPASLWSLVMTSRRWERRPTHPDFLEIRVGAGEQRLAVRINPLQTKPVEDLEPLAAKSLRRFIRAYTTITDQPIAVFLRGFAQIRMAGDKEQTRPVVRALLTQLVSFHAPEEVRLALCVTDETAAEWQWTKWLPHLQHPTEHDAAGAARLVGATLEQVEQWLGEAFAARPRYEQGAVPGRDEPYVVVVRDGGRLGNGSRMATAGYRNAVLIDLDDPTPAAVKSALCLEVDGDDLRMVRQDRVGGEARTRLATPDRLSTAQAAVVARTLSPYRLGVVTETPADTLNTDFDLGTMLHIPDLQQLDLDALWAPRTAAERLRVPIGIDASGEPVALDLKESALGGMGPHGMLIGATGSGKSELLRTLVLALATTHSSETLNFVLVDFKGGATFLGLDRLPHTSAVITNLADEAALVGRMRDALHGEMVRRQELLRQAGGYSSVLEYERARVQGAPLDPLPTLFVVVDEFSELLATHRDFIDLFVMIGRLGRSLAVHLLLASQRVDDGRIAQLESHLSYRIGLRTFSAMESRSVIGVPDAYELPPAPGNGYLRTDVATLIRFKAGYVSGPYRSTVPRVRQEILQQQVVPYALEPAPFREPTPEEVEQAAEDAADDVVTPERPVLDVVVEQLLDQGPPAHQVWLPPLDASPTLDQLLPTLTPEAERGLTALGWPGTGNLVAPVGFVDKPFEQMRDLLLVDLSGVGGHVGVAGGPRSGKTTLLRSVISSLALTHTPWEVQFYCLDFGGGGLGALADLPHVGSVAGRLDTDRVGRTLAEVTGLIVERERRFGELGVDSIATYRKLRAQGEITDDPYGDVFLVVDGWFTLRQEFEALESGVRQIAAQGLNFGVHLMLSASRWSEVHHAMRDQIGTRLELRLGDPVDSTIDLRLAATVPQVPGRGLTAEKLHFLAALPRIDGLADPSTVADGVRALAATVRDFWTGPHAPPVRTLPAQLPAESLPAPVGDVRVAIGLDETGMQPVWHDFAEVPHLTVLGDTESGKTNLLRHLARSVMARYTPGEARIMIVDYRRQLFDSVPQEYQLGYSVSVDSTRDSVADVVAAVASRMPGADVTPEQLRRRDWWTGPQLFVLVDDYDLLAGHDSPLLPLQPYLAQGADVGLHLVVTRGAANVMRMSMDPLLRRMQETNSPDVALSCPPSEGPLLGNTKPRHLPPGRALLCTRRGARLIQTAWSEPDG